A genomic region of Desulfosarcina ovata subsp. ovata contains the following coding sequences:
- the brxC gene encoding BREX system P-loop protein BrxC, with protein sequence MKNRDIYLKDPSIQKLVNEGVANVNDDMTSEALEVLRYELETFVCDGQYEKGMEHILETYLKNIEQAQQPAVWISGFYGSGKSHLVKMLRALWVDTTFDDGATARGIASLPQNIGDLLKELNSSGKRYGGLHAASGTLGSGASGSVRLALLRIIFKSIGLPEQYPVARFVMWLKNEGIYDDVKTHVEQKGDDWEEELDNFYVAEGLHDALVNAKPKLFSSPSVCTETLNNLYPYVQDISSDEMLKTIKQALVQNGKFPLTVIVLDEVQQYIGMDSQRSMDVQEAVEACCKNFGGKLLFIGTGQTAVTGTSNLKKLEGRFTIRVELSDADVDAVIRKVILAKNSEAIKPLEQDMQVNIGEISRHLSGTTIGHSQDDVQHFAQDYPILPVRRRFWENTLRVLDPTGTDSQLRNQLSMIHKAIQTNLDEDLGTVIEGDYIYFDSADKLLQTRILPRKVHEKTMSWMNGSEDQCLTARACGLVFLINKLAGSNEEIGIKATIDTVADLMVQNLPDGSSTLRGKLPALMDKCELLMKVGDEYRIQTEESAAWNDEFLSQRSQLANEAHRVEAERDDRIRHKFGSIVKKLTLTQGNAKVVRDFNPIFNSQLPADADKKVCIWIRDGWSIDENSVRADALQAGNQSPTVYAFIPKRSADDLRHYLMDYKAASATLDKRGVPNTPEGTEARAAMETTRQTAEGKINELLDEAFSGARVYQGGGNEIAGNDLQEIVLDAADNALKRLYPQFPVADHAGWSKAYDKACKGAPDALKAVGDDGEPGKNPVCKAVLGFIAGGKKGTDIRNHFESSPFGWSRDAVDGALQVLLVAGLIRAQDDHGKTIDFKSLERKAIGKTMFKVESTTVTTAQRIQVRKLLQKAGLSSKQGEELSYIPQFLQKLIEFAERAGGEAPKPELPDTSGLEEIRLTAGNEQLLALYNKRDELTNSIDAWTDLADRIEKRWPKWTTLKRLIGHAKGIQDAEVFLSQAGSIEKQRQLLEEPNLVSPLVTNLTQLLRDNLNSLNAEYQAKHTEGMERLKNDANWQQLSPEQKNSLLSNQKLTLADAPEVQLASTEEVVSTLQRISLSAFSDRVAAMSSRFDAVLVAAAELMEPKVQFIKLPGRMLKTEDEIEAWIHEIQNKLKSALSKGPIVVQ encoded by the coding sequence ATGAAAAACAGGGACATCTATCTCAAAGATCCATCCATTCAAAAACTGGTCAATGAAGGCGTAGCAAATGTTAATGACGATATGACCAGTGAGGCCCTGGAAGTGTTGCGCTACGAACTCGAAACCTTCGTATGCGATGGTCAATATGAAAAAGGTATGGAGCATATTCTTGAAACGTATCTGAAAAACATCGAGCAAGCCCAGCAACCGGCGGTCTGGATCAGTGGTTTCTACGGATCAGGAAAATCCCACTTGGTGAAAATGCTCAGGGCGCTTTGGGTCGATACGACCTTTGACGATGGCGCAACCGCTCGTGGTATCGCCTCCCTTCCGCAGAATATCGGTGATTTACTCAAAGAGCTTAACAGCAGTGGAAAACGCTATGGAGGGCTGCATGCCGCTTCAGGCACCTTGGGTTCGGGTGCAAGTGGCAGTGTCCGGTTGGCCTTGCTACGAATTATTTTCAAGTCCATTGGCCTTCCCGAGCAATACCCTGTTGCCCGGTTTGTGATGTGGCTGAAAAACGAAGGTATTTATGATGATGTAAAAACGCATGTCGAGCAAAAGGGGGATGATTGGGAAGAAGAGCTGGATAATTTTTATGTGGCCGAAGGGCTTCACGATGCGCTGGTAAATGCCAAACCCAAGCTTTTTTCATCGCCATCCGTCTGCACGGAGACGCTTAACAACCTATATCCTTACGTCCAGGATATCAGTAGTGATGAAATGCTGAAGACTATCAAGCAGGCACTCGTACAGAATGGGAAATTTCCTTTGACGGTTATCGTGCTTGATGAGGTCCAGCAATATATCGGAATGGATAGCCAGCGCTCAATGGATGTCCAGGAAGCCGTTGAGGCATGCTGCAAGAATTTCGGTGGCAAATTGTTATTCATTGGCACAGGGCAGACGGCGGTCACGGGAACTTCGAACCTAAAAAAACTTGAGGGAAGATTTACGATTCGCGTCGAGCTCTCCGATGCTGATGTTGACGCCGTTATTCGGAAAGTCATCCTTGCAAAGAACTCGGAAGCCATCAAACCGCTTGAACAAGACATGCAGGTAAATATCGGAGAGATCTCCAGGCATCTTTCCGGCACTACCATTGGACATAGCCAAGACGATGTTCAGCATTTCGCTCAAGACTATCCGATCCTTCCCGTCCGGCGCCGTTTCTGGGAAAACACTTTGCGGGTCTTGGACCCTACCGGCACAGACAGCCAACTTCGCAACCAGCTCAGTATGATCCATAAAGCCATCCAAACCAATTTGGATGAGGATTTGGGAACTGTGATCGAAGGCGACTACATCTATTTCGATTCCGCAGACAAATTGCTCCAAACACGCATCCTTCCACGTAAAGTTCATGAAAAAACAATGAGTTGGATGAATGGATCTGAAGATCAGTGTTTGACTGCAAGAGCGTGCGGTTTGGTGTTCTTGATCAACAAACTGGCCGGCAGCAATGAGGAGATCGGTATCAAAGCGACCATCGATACTGTGGCGGATCTGATGGTACAGAACCTTCCAGACGGCAGTAGTACCTTACGGGGAAAGCTTCCTGCCCTAATGGATAAATGCGAACTGTTGATGAAGGTCGGGGATGAGTACCGCATCCAGACCGAAGAGAGCGCTGCATGGAATGATGAATTTTTAAGCCAAAGAAGCCAACTGGCCAATGAGGCTCATCGTGTCGAAGCGGAACGCGATGACCGGATACGCCATAAGTTCGGCAGCATTGTTAAAAAGCTCACACTGACACAAGGAAACGCCAAGGTGGTACGCGATTTCAATCCTATTTTCAATTCCCAACTCCCTGCCGATGCCGATAAGAAAGTCTGTATTTGGATACGCGATGGCTGGAGCATCGATGAAAATTCGGTACGCGCAGATGCGCTTCAAGCTGGAAATCAATCTCCGACCGTCTATGCCTTTATCCCAAAACGCTCTGCTGATGATCTTCGCCACTACCTTATGGATTACAAAGCTGCCAGCGCTACCTTGGATAAACGAGGTGTACCGAACACCCCTGAAGGTACGGAAGCCCGTGCGGCCATGGAAACTACCAGGCAAACCGCAGAGGGAAAAATCAATGAATTGCTGGATGAGGCTTTCTCAGGTGCCCGTGTATACCAGGGGGGTGGCAATGAGATTGCCGGAAACGATTTGCAGGAAATTGTGTTAGATGCAGCTGACAACGCGTTGAAACGGTTGTACCCGCAATTCCCTGTTGCCGACCACGCCGGTTGGTCGAAAGCATACGACAAAGCCTGTAAGGGAGCCCCGGATGCCCTCAAAGCCGTGGGAGACGATGGGGAGCCTGGAAAGAATCCTGTCTGCAAGGCAGTTCTCGGCTTTATTGCAGGAGGCAAGAAGGGCACGGATATCCGCAATCATTTCGAATCATCCCCTTTTGGTTGGTCAAGAGACGCCGTTGATGGTGCTCTGCAGGTGCTTTTGGTGGCCGGTTTGATCAGAGCCCAGGATGACCATGGGAAAACCATCGATTTTAAATCATTAGAACGCAAAGCCATCGGCAAAACAATGTTCAAGGTGGAATCCACCACCGTGACTACTGCCCAACGTATTCAGGTCCGGAAATTGCTTCAAAAGGCAGGGTTGTCCTCCAAACAGGGGGAAGAATTATCCTACATTCCCCAATTTCTCCAGAAACTTATAGAGTTTGCGGAACGGGCAGGTGGGGAGGCGCCTAAACCTGAATTACCTGACACATCCGGACTTGAAGAAATCCGTCTCACGGCTGGAAACGAACAATTGCTTGCACTCTATAACAAACGTGATGAACTCACTAATTCGATTGATGCATGGACGGATCTTGCGGACCGAATAGAAAAGAGATGGCCGAAATGGACCACTTTGAAGCGCCTGATTGGTCATGCCAAAGGCATTCAGGATGCGGAAGTATTCCTTTCACAGGCTGGATCAATTGAGAAACAGCGTCAGTTATTGGAGGAGCCGAACCTTGTATCTCCCCTGGTAACCAATCTGACTCAGCTTCTCCGCGACAATTTGAACAGCCTCAATGCTGAATACCAGGCAAAGCATACAGAAGGCATGGAGCGGCTGAAAAATGATGCCAACTGGCAACAGCTATCCCCGGAGCAAAAGAACAGCCTGCTATCCAATCAGAAACTCACATTGGCAGATGCTCCTGAAGTACAGTTGGCCAGCACCGAAGAGGTCGTTTCTACGCTACAAAGGATATCGCTTTCAGCATTTAGTGATCGTGTAGCGGCCATGTCTTCAAGGTTCGATGCGGTTTTGGTCGCCGCAGCGGAGTTGATGGAGCCGAAGGTTCAATTTATCAAATTGCCAGGACGAATGCTTAAGACAGAGGATGAAATTGAAGCCTGGATTCATGAGATACAGAACAAACTAAAATCAGCCTTATCAAAGGGGCCAATCGTGGTTCAATAG
- a CDS encoding Eco57I restriction-modification methylase domain-containing protein — MLMQPLEKSLRNNLEKTIREARDFAEEAARVALEQLGVGESKAYPHLSDDDRKLRRRLRAHGRQLGDGRNAKGEQGIDRLIEEVAYEHWHRMLFARFLAENNLLMYPDPDDPVAITLEECEDLAADEDAANGWELAARFAARMLPQIFRLDSPVFQLELPPEHQQKLERLVADLALEVFIASDSLGWVYQFWQVKKKDEVNASEVKIGARELHAVTQLFTEPYMVSFLLDNSLGAWWAKHKLSEEDLRNAKTEEDLRRKVAIQGVPLDYLRFIRQKDSTWSPATDTFERWPENLSELKIIDPCCGSGHFLVAAFHMLVPMRMELENLSAHDAIDSVLKHNLIGLEVDSRCVELAAFSLALSAWTYLGASNFRPLPKLNVACSGLSISAKREEWLNLVGDNTNIRLTMEKTYELFKNAPVLGSLINPKSEVLNESLFDMDWEHLEPLLAHTSAGNKDDEKKELSVVARGISSATRLLNGQYHLVITNVPYLSRNKQDETLRKYCERNYKDAKNDLSTVFLERCIEYANDNGTIAIVIPHNWMFLTSYKNLRKKLLRRCTWNIIGRLGFAAFEIMDWWAFDTSLIIKSKRKANNDSKIIGIDASESRQCETKAHYLRTEPIKCVGQANQLNNPDARVMLDIENTGKLVEYYASSRTGLQTGDNDRFSFLFWEFMKIDNPWVSFQRTADETDFFKGMYQVLRWNGDGKELRDQKGSALRGLDCCGRSGVLVHRMNRLPVTLYSGEIFDQNGAVIIPKKKEYFLPLWCYLSSDDYYTEVRKLDSKVGVTPATLAKVQFNYDYWEKISQEKFPNGLPEPYSDDPTQWIFHGHPAISGEPLHVAVARLLGYRWPAEFNPKIRLSDKAKLLVEESKLLTAKADGDGIVCIPPVRGEMKVVDRLEEMLAAAYGSKWSAIMRAELLSKAEHSGKSLETWIRDKFFIQHCRLFHQRPFIWHIWDGLSDGFAALINYHKLNFKLLETLIYTYLGDWISRQKRDIENGVDGAHEKLAAAESLKKKLELILDGEAPHDVYVRWKPLENQPIGWNPDLNDGVRRNIRPFMTVGDVKKKGAGVLRDKPNIKWGKDRGKDASSAPWYHLFKGDRINDHHLTLKEKQEAQKNRK; from the coding sequence ATGCTGATGCAGCCCCTTGAAAAATCGCTTAGAAATAATCTGGAAAAAACGATCAGGGAGGCCCGCGACTTTGCCGAAGAAGCAGCACGTGTGGCGCTTGAGCAGCTTGGCGTGGGGGAATCGAAAGCCTATCCCCATCTATCGGATGATGACCGAAAGTTGCGTCGCAGGCTTCGCGCACATGGACGTCAGCTTGGAGATGGACGCAATGCCAAAGGTGAACAGGGCATCGATAGGCTCATTGAAGAGGTGGCCTATGAGCATTGGCACCGTATGCTTTTTGCCCGTTTCTTGGCTGAAAACAACCTGCTCATGTATCCGGACCCGGATGATCCCGTGGCGATCACCCTCGAAGAGTGTGAAGACCTCGCCGCCGATGAAGACGCTGCTAACGGCTGGGAACTGGCCGCCCGTTTTGCCGCCCGAATGCTTCCGCAGATTTTCCGGCTGGACTCCCCGGTGTTCCAACTGGAGTTGCCGCCGGAGCATCAGCAAAAACTGGAGCGGTTGGTTGCCGATCTGGCTTTGGAGGTATTCATCGCATCAGACAGTCTCGGCTGGGTCTATCAGTTCTGGCAGGTCAAGAAAAAGGATGAGGTCAACGCCTCCGAGGTCAAGATTGGAGCACGGGAACTGCATGCAGTGACTCAACTTTTTACCGAGCCCTACATGGTCAGCTTCTTACTCGACAACTCATTAGGAGCATGGTGGGCGAAACACAAACTATCTGAAGAAGATCTTCGAAATGCCAAAACTGAAGAAGATCTTCGAAGGAAAGTTGCCATCCAAGGTGTACCATTGGACTATCTGCGCTTTATTAGGCAAAAAGACAGTACTTGGTCGCCTGCAACAGATACCTTCGAACGCTGGCCAGAGAATTTAAGTGAGCTAAAAATTATAGACCCCTGCTGTGGTTCAGGACATTTCCTCGTTGCAGCCTTCCATATGTTAGTACCGATGAGAATGGAGTTGGAAAACCTTTCAGCACACGACGCAATCGATTCTGTCCTCAAGCATAATTTAATTGGTTTAGAAGTGGATAGCCGCTGCGTTGAACTGGCTGCATTCTCTTTGGCTCTTTCCGCCTGGACCTATTTAGGAGCATCTAACTTCAGACCTCTTCCAAAGCTGAATGTTGCCTGTTCTGGCTTGTCAATCAGTGCAAAAAGAGAGGAATGGCTTAATTTAGTAGGCGATAATACAAACATTCGATTAACAATGGAAAAAACCTATGAGCTGTTTAAAAATGCCCCAGTATTGGGTAGCCTTATAAATCCGAAGTCTGAAGTTTTAAATGAGTCGCTTTTTGATATGGATTGGGAACATTTAGAACCGTTATTGGCTCATACTTCCGCTGGGAACAAAGATGATGAAAAAAAGGAATTGAGTGTTGTAGCAAGAGGAATATCATCGGCTACACGACTTTTAAACGGACAATATCACTTGGTCATCACGAATGTTCCTTATCTATCAAGAAATAAACAAGATGAAACACTAAGAAAATATTGTGAAAGGAATTACAAAGACGCAAAAAATGATCTCTCAACTGTTTTTCTTGAGCGTTGCATAGAATACGCGAATGACAATGGCACTATTGCCATTGTCATTCCTCACAATTGGATGTTTCTTACAAGTTATAAGAATCTCAGAAAAAAATTACTTCGTCGTTGTACTTGGAATATCATTGGTAGACTCGGTTTCGCCGCATTTGAAATTATGGACTGGTGGGCCTTTGATACAAGTTTAATTATTAAAAGTAAGCGCAAGGCGAACAACGACTCAAAAATTATTGGGATCGATGCTTCAGAATCAAGGCAGTGTGAAACAAAGGCTCACTATTTACGAACTGAACCAATTAAATGCGTTGGTCAAGCCAATCAGCTAAATAATCCCGATGCCAGGGTCATGCTTGATATTGAAAATACTGGAAAACTTGTTGAGTATTATGCTTCGTCAAGAACGGGCCTTCAAACGGGAGATAATGATAGATTTTCCTTCCTTTTTTGGGAATTTATGAAGATTGATAATCCTTGGGTGTCGTTCCAACGAACTGCAGATGAAACTGATTTCTTTAAAGGAATGTATCAAGTATTAAGATGGAACGGTGATGGGAAAGAATTGAGGGATCAAAAGGGCTCTGCACTAAGGGGTTTAGATTGCTGCGGGAGAAGTGGGGTTCTGGTTCATAGAATGAATAGATTACCAGTAACTCTATATTCTGGTGAAATTTTTGATCAGAACGGAGCGGTAATTATCCCCAAAAAAAAGGAATATTTTTTGCCTCTTTGGTGCTATCTTTCCTCTGATGACTATTATACTGAAGTAAGGAAGCTTGATAGTAAAGTTGGTGTCACGCCTGCAACACTTGCGAAAGTCCAATTCAATTATGATTATTGGGAAAAAATTTCGCAAGAGAAATTTCCGAATGGTCTCCCTGAACCCTATTCTGATGACCCAACTCAATGGATTTTTCATGGCCATCCTGCTATAAGCGGTGAACCATTACATGTAGCAGTAGCTCGCCTGTTAGGTTATCGCTGGCCTGCGGAGTTTAACCCTAAGATCAGACTTTCCGATAAAGCGAAGCTTTTAGTTGAAGAATCGAAACTACTAACTGCAAAGGCTGACGGTGACGGCATTGTCTGCATTCCACCAGTACGAGGTGAAATGAAAGTTGTAGATAGACTGGAAGAAATGTTAGCCGCTGCCTATGGAAGTAAATGGTCGGCAATTATGAGGGCTGAACTTCTTTCAAAAGCAGAGCACTCCGGCAAAAGTTTGGAAACATGGATTCGAGACAAATTTTTTATTCAACATTGCAGACTTTTTCACCAACGTCCTTTTATCTGGCACATATGGGATGGTCTAAGCGATGGTTTTGCTGCCTTGATAAATTATCATAAGCTTAATTTTAAGCTGCTGGAAACACTAATTTATACATATCTGGGAGATTGGATTAGTCGCCAAAAACGGGATATAGAAAACGGTGTGGACGGTGCCCACGAAAAACTTGCAGCTGCAGAATCTTTAAAAAAGAAACTGGAATTAATTTTAGATGGCGAAGCCCCTCATGATGTTTATGTCCGCTGGAAACCTCTTGAAAATCAGCCCATCGGTTGGAATCCAGACCTTAATGATGGGGTGCGCCGGAATATTCGACCGTTTATGACTGTTGGCGATGTTAAAAAGAAAGGGGCCGGCGTACTCAGGGATAAGCCAAACATCAAATGGGGGAAAGACCGGGGTAAGGACGCGAGCTCCGCGCCCTGGTATCACCTTTTCAAGGGAGATCGCATCAATGACCACCATTTAACCCTGAAGGAAAAGCAGGAAGCTCAGAAAAACAGGAAGTAA
- a CDS encoding Eco57I restriction-modification methylase domain-containing protein — MILYLKRSLRTTLEKTVQDARDIAENAAMVALEQLGVGESEAYPHLTEADCKLRRKLRSHVHQLGDGCNPEGRLALDGLIEEVAYEHWHRMLFSRFLAENNLLMYPDPDNPVAVTLEECEDLATAEGTANGWELAARFTARMLPQIFRPNSPVFQLVLPPEQQQKLEHLVANLPVDVFAASDSLGWVYQFWQAKKKDDVNISEVKISTRDLPVVTQFFTEPYMVSFLLDNTLGAWFAARRLKIADLENARTEDELRSKAAIPGVSLDYLRFVRQKDGPWKPLGGSFESWPDNLSEFKMLDPCCGSGHFLVAAFSMLVPIRMDLEGLSNQEAADAVLRDNLHGLEIDRRCTEIAAFNLALTSWRLAGYRSMPTPQIACTGLATGGTREQWINIIEGQGSNRNLGYFFDQLYDLFGKAPYLGSLINPHRFLGSALPDKKGMAHLKRTLASAMEEEFESVADRYETDNIALGIAKAADLLADRYTLVATNVPYLGRDKQDEVLKDHLDTYYPLGRADLSAACVLRCLEFCTKGGTTALVTPQNWLNQKAYKKMRQMILENRSWNVMARLGTGGFETISGHIGRVALLLLSAIPPIDGHVMARIDLSKVKKAEKMAAMLRGDEPAEIVKTPQKEITA; from the coding sequence ATGATTCTATATTTAAAAAGGTCGCTACGAACCACACTTGAGAAGACGGTACAGGATGCTCGCGATATCGCTGAAAATGCCGCCATGGTTGCACTTGAGCAATTGGGTGTGGGAGAATCAGAGGCTTATCCCCACCTGACAGAAGCTGATTGCAAATTGCGACGCAAGCTTCGATCGCATGTCCATCAACTCGGTGATGGTTGCAACCCCGAGGGGCGGCTGGCACTTGATGGGTTGATAGAAGAAGTTGCCTATGAGCACTGGCACCGCATGCTTTTTTCCAGGTTTTTGGCCGAAAACAACCTTCTCATGTATCCCGATCCTGATAATCCGGTGGCTGTAACACTGGAAGAGTGCGAAGACTTGGCAACCGCTGAAGGAACTGCCAACGGCTGGGAGCTTGCCGCCCGTTTTACCGCCCGCATGCTTCCGCAGATCTTCCGGCCGAATTCACCCGTTTTTCAGCTCGTGCTACCACCGGAGCAACAACAAAAGCTTGAGCATTTAGTGGCCAATCTGCCGGTCGACGTTTTTGCTGCTTCGGATTCTCTCGGTTGGGTATATCAATTCTGGCAGGCTAAAAAGAAGGATGACGTCAATATTTCTGAAGTGAAGATCAGCACCCGTGACCTGCCTGTAGTCACCCAGTTTTTCACTGAACCTTATATGGTCAGTTTCCTGCTTGACAATACCCTCGGGGCCTGGTTTGCCGCCAGACGCCTTAAGATTGCTGATCTTGAAAACGCGAGAACAGAAGATGAACTACGGTCCAAGGCAGCCATCCCTGGCGTATCATTGGATTACCTGCGCTTTGTTAGGCAGAAAGACGGCCCTTGGAAACCTCTTGGCGGATCATTCGAAAGCTGGCCAGATAACCTGTCCGAGTTTAAAATGCTCGACCCATGCTGTGGTTCGGGGCACTTTTTGGTTGCAGCCTTTTCGATGCTTGTTCCAATACGAATGGATTTGGAAGGCTTGTCGAATCAAGAAGCAGCGGATGCTGTGCTTCGCGACAACCTTCACGGGTTGGAGATCGACCGGCGTTGCACAGAAATAGCTGCCTTCAATCTTGCATTAACGTCCTGGCGGCTTGCTGGCTATCGCTCCATGCCAACGCCTCAAATCGCCTGTACTGGGCTTGCCACCGGCGGAACTCGTGAACAATGGATAAATATAATAGAGGGTCAGGGGTCAAACAGAAACCTGGGATACTTTTTCGATCAGCTTTATGATCTTTTCGGCAAAGCTCCCTATTTGGGAAGCCTGATAAATCCCCATCGGTTTCTGGGAAGCGCTCTTCCGGATAAAAAGGGCATGGCACACCTGAAACGCACCCTTGCGTCCGCTATGGAGGAGGAATTTGAATCTGTAGCCGATCGTTACGAAACTGATAATATCGCATTGGGCATAGCCAAAGCTGCTGATTTACTGGCAGACCGCTACACCCTTGTTGCGACAAATGTCCCCTATCTTGGACGGGATAAGCAGGACGAAGTTCTCAAGGATCACCTTGACACCTACTACCCTCTCGGAAGGGCTGACCTCTCGGCTGCCTGTGTTTTGAGATGTTTAGAGTTCTGTACAAAGGGCGGGACTACAGCTTTGGTTACACCTCAAAACTGGCTAAATCAAAAAGCTTATAAAAAAATGCGCCAGATGATTCTTGAAAACAGATCTTGGAATGTGATGGCGAGATTGGGTACTGGCGGTTTCGAAACTATTTCTGGTCATATAGGAAGAGTGGCTTTATTGCTGCTCTCCGCAATCCCACCCATTGACGGACATGTAATGGCTAGAATTGATCTATCGAAAGTAAAAAAAGCTGAAAAAATGGCTGCAATGTTGCGAGGGGATGAACCTGCAGAAATTGTGAAAACCCCTCAGAAGGAGATAACCGCATGA
- a CDS encoding HNH endonuclease, which produces MRPVIRGNHPTDGQGNDIVFNHYSKSRGPLIGRIGEYCSYCEMHLDSSLAVEHVKPKKHNPEEELHWDNFLLSCTNCNSTKGQEDVDLNEYLWPDTDNTFYALQYEEGGLVSPSDRLNGNPALKQKAQDTITLTGLDKQPVNAPAASDRRWINRREAWDIAVESKSDLVNNDTPEMRRQIIRSATARGYWSIWMTVFEDDADMRRRLIEGFPGTCNACFDANNGYAPVSREGGQC; this is translated from the coding sequence ATGCGCCCGGTGATTCGCGGCAACCACCCCACAGACGGCCAGGGAAATGATATTGTTTTCAATCATTATTCCAAATCCCGTGGCCCCCTCATCGGGCGTATTGGCGAGTATTGCTCCTATTGCGAGATGCATCTTGATTCGTCCCTGGCGGTAGAGCATGTAAAACCGAAAAAGCACAATCCCGAAGAAGAATTGCATTGGGACAATTTCCTTCTTTCCTGTACCAACTGCAACTCTACCAAGGGCCAGGAAGACGTAGATTTAAATGAGTATCTATGGCCGGATACGGATAACACGTTCTACGCTCTGCAATACGAGGAGGGTGGGTTGGTTTCGCCATCGGACAGACTGAACGGCAACCCCGCACTGAAACAAAAAGCGCAAGATACAATCACGTTGACGGGATTGGACAAACAGCCCGTCAACGCCCCTGCAGCTTCAGACCGGCGATGGATCAACCGGCGGGAAGCATGGGATATCGCTGTGGAATCCAAGAGTGACCTTGTAAACAACGATACCCCGGAAATGAGAAGGCAAATCATTCGGTCCGCAACAGCGAGAGGGTACTGGAGCATCTGGATGACTGTTTTCGAAGATGATGCCGATATGCGGCGGCGGTTGATTGAAGGCTTTCCTGGGACCTGCAACGCTTGTTTTGACGCTAACAACGGGTATGCTCCGGTTTCGCGTGAAGGAGGCCAATGCTGA
- a CDS encoding AAA family ATPase, which produces MKISNVVLRNFRKYDHERFNFNSRFTVLIGDNGTGKTTILDALSTMISTYFQGSKIQIGRSGIKKDDARLVVIKKAEQVFLEPQKEVYLTAEGLLNGRPITWRRDMGDRGGKAKELVREGADQRKRISEGESPNLPVLLYYGAGRLWDVHRAVKTGKPGSQLDAYRFCLDPKSDQKAFEKWLKKLSYTELQKKKTIPALQTVKEAVLGIVPNARDFYHDTDEDQIMIDLEREGLMPFNCLSDGFRNMVAMAADIAYRASLLNPHYGLNVARETTGIVLIDEIDLHLHPKWQRRVVHDLKATFPAMQFVSTTHSPFILQSLEAGEVIDLNQSHDIETVAGSPDGIAAPGPANPFSDRSIEDIVEDVMGLPIPQRSQRYQDMYEAAKQYYSLLQEAVDADADRKQELKGRLDALSAPFSDNVAYHAFLEMKKIAAGLGDAPAEGDE; this is translated from the coding sequence ATGAAAATATCCAATGTCGTTCTCCGCAATTTTCGAAAATACGATCATGAACGATTCAATTTCAATAGCCGTTTTACAGTATTGATTGGAGACAATGGTACTGGAAAGACAACGATTCTCGATGCGTTGTCCACGATGATCAGCACCTATTTTCAAGGGTCTAAAATCCAAATTGGACGCAGTGGTATAAAAAAGGATGATGCGCGGCTTGTTGTCATAAAAAAAGCCGAGCAGGTATTTCTTGAACCCCAAAAGGAAGTCTATTTAACTGCGGAAGGATTGCTCAATGGCCGCCCTATTACCTGGCGAAGGGATATGGGGGACCGTGGCGGCAAAGCAAAGGAACTCGTCAGAGAAGGCGCTGATCAAAGAAAACGTATCAGCGAGGGAGAAAGTCCCAATCTTCCGGTACTTCTGTATTATGGCGCAGGAAGATTATGGGATGTCCACCGTGCCGTCAAAACGGGTAAACCCGGTTCTCAATTGGATGCCTACCGATTCTGTCTTGATCCAAAATCCGATCAGAAAGCTTTTGAGAAATGGCTGAAAAAGCTGTCCTATACCGAATTACAGAAAAAAAAGACCATACCGGCACTGCAAACGGTGAAAGAGGCGGTGCTCGGCATTGTTCCGAATGCGAGAGACTTTTACCATGATACCGATGAAGATCAGATCATGATTGACCTGGAACGTGAGGGGTTGATGCCTTTTAACTGCCTAAGTGATGGATTTCGTAATATGGTGGCCATGGCGGCAGATATCGCCTATAGGGCGTCATTGCTTAATCCGCATTATGGGCTGAACGTTGCCCGGGAAACTACCGGAATTGTGCTGATTGATGAGATTGATCTTCACTTGCACCCCAAATGGCAACGCAGAGTTGTTCATGACTTGAAGGCCACCTTTCCCGCGATGCAATTTGTTTCTACAACCCACTCACCCTTCATCCTGCAATCGCTTGAGGCCGGCGAGGTGATCGACCTCAACCAATCGCACGATATTGAGACGGTAGCCGGTTCTCCAGACGGCATCGCCGCTCCCGGCCCTGCCAATCCGTTCAGCGACCGGTCCATTGAGGACATCGTCGAAGACGTAATGGGGCTGCCGATACCTCAAAGAAGCCAACGTTATCAGGATATGTATGAGGCCGCGAAACAATATTACAGTCTGCTACAAGAGGCAGTGGATGCCGATGCCGACCGGAAACAGGAATTGAAGGGCCGGCTGGATGCACTCTCCGCGCCTTTCAGCGACAATGTGGCCTACCATGCCTTTCTGGAAATGAAGAAAATTGCCGCCGGTTTAGGGGATGCTCCGGCTGAGGGGGATGAATAA